DNA sequence from the Chengkuizengella sediminis genome:
GCTGTAGTAAATTTATTTACATCCTTTGCCTATTTCGAATCAGATCAAGAAAACAGTAAAGTTTTATTAGAATTAAGTCGTATTTTAAAACCGAACGGGAAATTTATTATTGATTTTTTGAATGCTAGTGTTGTAAAAGAACATTTGGTTCCCTATTCAGAACGTTCTACAGAGGGTGTGAAAATTGAAGAATATCGTACTATTGAACAGGAGTTTGTACAAAAACGTATTATCATTAAAGGTGAAAATCAAGAACGTACATATATTGAAAAAGTAAAGTTATACGATTTGTCTGCATTTGAACATATGATATCTTCTGCTGAATTGCAGTTGGATTACGTGTTTGGGAATTATGATCAGGCTCCTTATGATGAAAAAACGTCTCCACGTCTTATTTTAGTAGGTCACAAACAAGCTTAGTCATTATTCCACAGCTCCATGTTTTGAATGTGCGATTCGACTGCTTGCAGCGGCAGCGATCGCACCTATGATGTCATCTAGAAACGTATGAATAGGTTGATCATCTTTATCATTTAATTTTTTAAGTATACCTGGTTTTAATTTGTCTATATATCCGAAATTGGTAAAACCAATACTCCCATATACATTTACGATGGATAAGGCCAAAATTTCATCACATCCATATAACCCCTCGTCATTTTCAATCATTTCTAATAATGGAGATTCTAATTTTTTTTGCTCAGCCAATATATCTAATTGAATTCCAGTTAGAATAGCATTTTGAACTTCTCGTTTTTGTAAAACCTTTTCTACATTCTTCACACAATATTCAATTGTTAAATCAGGAAAATATTCTTTTTGTAAAAATAAAACTAATTCAGCTATATCCTCTAAGCTAACCCCTCTTTTTTTCAAACTTTCCAGAGTTACTTGTTTTACTTTTTCACTATCTAATTGATAAGACATTTAAATTTTTCCTCCAAGTATGATATGTACCTTATTTTAAACAATACACAATAGAATTATCCTATTTTAATTTCCTAATCATCACAGAAAAAGAAGAAATTATGTCTCTGATTACACTTGAATATTTTTTTCAAAATTAAAATTGGACAAAATGAAGTATAAATTATAACTAAGCTCGTATACATAGTAGTACAAAACCTAGATGGGGAGGAAAAGTACATGAATCATTACAAATGGATAAAACAAGTGACATTCGTATCACTTCTAGTTCTCCTGGCAATGACAGCAGGGTGTTCGTTATGGGACGCAGAGGAAAGTAAACTGATTGATCCGCCTCCTAACGATATCATGGCCAGTTTAGAACTCGATGATGATCAAGTATACAGCGATGAGGAAGCAATTGAAAATGTGCAGATGTCCTTATATTTTAAAGATCAATATGGTTATGTCGTACCTGTAACTATGAATATTCCTTATGTGGAGGGAATTGCAAAGCAAAAGCTGAGATATATGGTAGAGGATGGACCTATTTCTGAAAAGTTACCATATGATTTCACTCCTGTGATTCCGAGTGGGACAGAAATATTAGGACTGAATATCGAAAATCAACTAGCTATTGTAGATTTTTCAGAAGATTTTTTAAACTATGAAATGAATGACGAACGTAAGCTTTTAGAAGCAGTTACATGGGCCTTGACAGATTTTCCAACTGTTGATCAAGTTATTATTAATGTAAATGGAGAAACTTTGAAAAAAATGCCTGCACAAGGAATTCCACTTCATGAGCCATTATCTAGAGAGATGGGGATTAATATTGAAAAGTCTGAAGGAGTTCCGCTAAGTCAAACATCGCCTGTTACATTATATTTCTTAAACCAGACCAAAGATTTGCAAAATTATTATGTACCTGTTACAAGGTTAATTCAAAATCCAGATGATATTGTAGTAGCCACACTGAATGAATTAATAAAAGGACCATTTGAGCCTTCAGGTTTAAATTCTGTGATGATTTCATCCGTTGAAGTTATCAATACTGATCAATCCCAAGACTTAATAACGTTGAACCTAAGTGATCATATTTTAGGTATAGATCAAATGGTATCAGAAGAAAGTTTACAGTCCATTATTTTATCACTTACTGAAAATACGAATGCTACACAATTTCAGTTTTTAATTAATGATGAAAGTTATAATACACCAGTAACAAAACCCGCTTATATGAATATATTTGAAATGTAATAGTACCCACAAAAGTGAAGTAAAGCTTTGAAGCTTATACCTTAACCGTCAATATGATTGTGAATTGACGGTTTCATTTTTTTTGCAGAAATAAAGCTTGTGGGTTTAAGTTAAATCAATGTTTTGGTAAAATGAGGTGTATTCTAAATAAAAAAATGCATACGATAAGTTCATAACAATATTAGGGGGAACTAAATTGAGAATAGATGGAAGATCAAATAATGAATTAAGACCGATTAAAATTACAACAGATTTTAACAAATATGCTGAAGGATCTGTATTAATTGAATTTGGTGATACGAAAGTGATTTGTACAGCAAGTATTGAAGATAGAGTTCCTCCTTTTTTAAAAGGGCAGGGTAAAGGTTGGATCAATGCAGAGTATTCAATGCTCCCTAGAGCCACTCAAACAAGAAATCAACGTGAAGCGGCAAAAGGGAAATTAAGTGGTAGAACAATGGAGATTCAACGTTTAATCGGTCGTTCACTTCGCTCTGTCGTGAATTTAAAGGCATTGGGGGAAAGAACGATAACTTTAGATTGTGATGTAATTCAAGCGGATGGAGGTACACGTACGACTTCCATTTCGGGTGCTTTTGTAGCCACTGCACTTGCAATAAATAAATTTTTCAAAGGAAAACAGTTGCCGCAATTTCCACTTACAGACTATTTAGCGTCCGTAAGTGTAGGGATTGTTAATGAAAAAGCTTTGTTAGATTTAAATTATAAAGAAGATTCCACAGCGAAAGTAGATATGAATGTGGTGATGACAGGTCAAGGTAAATTTGTAGAGCTACAAGGTACAGGGGAAGATGCACCATTCTCCAAAGAAGAATTTACAGAGTTAGTTGATTTAGCTGAATCTGGGATTCAAACTATTATTCAATTACAAAAAGATGCTTTAGGTGAGATTAGTAAAAAAATAGGAGTTAAATAATGATCAACGAAGAAATTGTAATAGTAGCTACTAAAAACCAAGGAAAAGTTAAAGAATTTACAAAGCTGTTTCACAAATTAAATAAAGAAGTACGGAGCTTAGCAGATATCGATCAAGTCCCAGAAATTATTGAGGATGGCAATACTTTTATAGAAAATGCAGAAAAAAAAGCAAGAATCATTGCCAATCATTTGAACACCCCAGTCATTGCAGATGATTCAGGTTTATGCGTTGATCAATTAAATGGAGCCCCTGGTATTTATTCCGCAAGATATGCTGGTGAACATGGTAATGATAGTTTAAATAATCATAAACTTCTAAGTGAATTAAATAAATTAAATATCGAACCTGATAAAAATGGATGCTTGAGCCAAGCACAGTTTATGTGTGCGCTTGTGCTTGTAAATCCTGTTTCAGATCAAGTGAT
Encoded proteins:
- a CDS encoding phosphatidylglycerophosphatase A, whose translation is MSYQLDSEKVKQVTLESLKKRGVSLEDIAELVLFLQKEYFPDLTIEYCVKNVEKVLQKREVQNAILTGIQLDILAEQKKLESPLLEMIENDEGLYGCDEILALSIVNVYGSIGFTNFGYIDKLKPGILKKLNDKDDQPIHTFLDDIIGAIAAAASSRIAHSKHGAVE
- the rph gene encoding ribonuclease PH; this translates as MRIDGRSNNELRPIKITTDFNKYAEGSVLIEFGDTKVICTASIEDRVPPFLKGQGKGWINAEYSMLPRATQTRNQREAAKGKLSGRTMEIQRLIGRSLRSVVNLKALGERTITLDCDVIQADGGTRTTSISGAFVATALAINKFFKGKQLPQFPLTDYLASVSVGIVNEKALLDLNYKEDSTAKVDMNVVMTGQGKFVELQGTGEDAPFSKEEFTELVDLAESGIQTIIQLQKDALGEISKKIGVK
- a CDS encoding XTP/dITP diphosphatase, which gives rise to MINEEIVIVATKNQGKVKEFTKLFHKLNKEVRSLADIDQVPEIIEDGNTFIENAEKKARIIANHLNTPVIADDSGLCVDQLNGAPGIYSARYAGEHGNDSLNNHKLLSELNKLNIEPDKNGCLSQAQFMCALVLVNPVSDQVIKVEGTCRGWIIDQPRGEFGFGYDPLFYLPQYESTMAELNVDEKNKISHRANALNKLYEILK
- a CDS encoding GerMN domain-containing protein, yielding MNHYKWIKQVTFVSLLVLLAMTAGCSLWDAEESKLIDPPPNDIMASLELDDDQVYSDEEAIENVQMSLYFKDQYGYVVPVTMNIPYVEGIAKQKLRYMVEDGPISEKLPYDFTPVIPSGTEILGLNIENQLAIVDFSEDFLNYEMNDERKLLEAVTWALTDFPTVDQVIINVNGETLKKMPAQGIPLHEPLSREMGINIEKSEGVPLSQTSPVTLYFLNQTKDLQNYYVPVTRLIQNPDDIVVATLNELIKGPFEPSGLNSVMISSVEVINTDQSQDLITLNLSDHILGIDQMVSEESLQSIILSLTENTNATQFQFLINDESYNTPVTKPAYMNIFEM
- a CDS encoding class I SAM-dependent methyltransferase — protein: MHNWYEDSFGEDYLLVYRHRNLQNAYEEVKKMIKWLHLQDKSSVFDLCCGMGRHSMALSEFGYTVTGMDLSAVLLQEAKKLDKNKKVTWIHGDMRKIPTNESFDAVVNLFTSFAYFESDQENSKVLLELSRILKPNGKFIIDFLNASVVKEHLVPYSERSTEGVKIEEYRTIEQEFVQKRIIIKGENQERTYIEKVKLYDLSAFEHMISSAELQLDYVFGNYDQAPYDEKTSPRLILVGHKQA